One genomic region from Ornithinimicrobium flavum encodes:
- a CDS encoding TIGR02677 family protein, translating into MSDGVLQPAERLTLGALRYAVNDEAGTYLAIMRLFTAGISGFLSDQSADEITDRLREQGVELDRDTVDQRLSYLVEHGNLARSPRETEARSVREYLRNRSRYQLTPRGELVQRQVEELLTRSDGAREVSSEMLPGMLAGLSRLDRLCGQGLDRADPTDVATQASTLFAQFEVLVTSTRQFYSYLAQVLTRFDLGRDEFVLFKGALIDYLQRFVDEISRHLPQMADQLVALEPHVVPLCDRAASGGRLVALDGSQAQRAPGLDPDDWRSLHAWFLGSPGRRADADNVRRLATDALRALLTNLRRIAAGADRHQSRYGDLVRLAGWFDDAPDDRAHELWAAAFGLYGSRHLAFAAETEGDPVPSTRSWWDAPAAEVPVGLRLRGDRQAGGRAAARADYTAAKQARLAERAQQEARLRAAAAELAAHAGPLYDLRVSDEARSAFLDLYAAALTRAGRPLGPTDTARAQLRTSNTSLFLDVRREPGAAVRLRSPAGTLVLRDLAVELRTTEPAEEQVRRIEA; encoded by the coding sequence ATGTCCGACGGGGTGCTCCAGCCGGCCGAGCGGCTCACGCTCGGCGCGCTGCGGTATGCCGTCAACGACGAGGCGGGCACGTACCTGGCGATCATGCGGCTGTTCACCGCCGGGATCAGCGGCTTCCTCTCCGACCAGTCGGCCGACGAGATCACCGACCGGCTCCGCGAGCAGGGCGTCGAGCTCGACCGGGACACGGTGGACCAGCGCCTGTCCTACCTCGTCGAGCACGGCAACCTGGCCCGCAGTCCCAGGGAGACCGAGGCCCGCAGCGTCCGCGAGTACCTGCGCAACCGCTCCCGCTACCAGCTGACGCCTCGCGGCGAGCTCGTGCAGCGCCAGGTCGAGGAGCTGCTCACCCGGTCCGACGGCGCCCGTGAGGTGTCCAGCGAGATGCTGCCGGGCATGCTGGCCGGGCTCTCGAGGCTCGACCGGCTGTGCGGGCAGGGCCTGGACCGCGCCGACCCGACCGACGTCGCCACCCAGGCCTCCACCCTCTTCGCGCAGTTCGAGGTGCTGGTCACCTCGACCCGCCAGTTCTACTCCTACCTGGCCCAGGTGCTGACCCGCTTCGACCTGGGCCGTGACGAGTTCGTCCTGTTCAAGGGCGCGCTCATCGACTACCTCCAGCGCTTCGTCGACGAGATCTCGCGACACCTGCCGCAGATGGCCGACCAGCTGGTCGCCCTCGAGCCGCACGTGGTCCCGCTGTGCGACCGGGCCGCATCGGGCGGGCGCCTGGTCGCCCTCGACGGGAGCCAGGCGCAGCGGGCGCCCGGCCTGGACCCGGACGACTGGCGGAGCCTGCACGCGTGGTTCCTCGGCTCCCCCGGCCGCCGCGCCGACGCGGACAACGTCCGCCGGCTGGCCACCGACGCGCTGCGGGCGCTGCTCACCAACCTGCGGCGCATCGCCGCGGGCGCGGACCGTCACCAGAGCCGGTACGGCGACCTGGTGCGGCTGGCCGGGTGGTTCGACGACGCTCCCGACGACCGGGCGCACGAGCTGTGGGCCGCGGCGTTCGGCCTCTACGGCAGCCGACACCTCGCCTTCGCCGCCGAGACCGAGGGCGACCCCGTCCCCTCGACGCGCAGCTGGTGGGACGCCCCGGCCGCCGAGGTGCCGGTCGGGCTGCGGCTGCGCGGCGACCGGCAGGCGGGTGGCCGGGCGGCGGCACGGGCCGACTACACCGCGGCCAAGCAGGCGCGCCTCGCCGAGCGCGCCCAGCAGGAGGCCCGTCTGCGCGCCGCCGCGGCGGAGCTGGCCGCGCACGCCGGTCCCCTCTACGACCTGCGCGTCAGCGACGAGGCCCGCTCGGCCTTCCTGGACCTGTATGCCGCCGCGCTCACCCGGGCGGGCCGCCCGCTCGGGCCCACGGACACCGCACGGGCCCAGCTGCGCACCAGCAACACCTCGCTGTTCCTCGACGTGCGCCGCGAACCGGGCGCCGCCGTCCGGCTGCGCAGCCCCGCCGGGACGCTGGTGCTGCGTGACCTGGCGGTCGAGCTGCGCACCACCGAGCCGGCCGAGGAACAGGTCAGGAGAATCGAGGCATGA